TGCCTGGTGAACCGCAGGGAATCTGATTATCAATACAGGAAATGGACTCAAAGAGCTTTACTGCATGCATCCGACTGCACTTCAGCTGCACAATGTCCACTGCTGTTTGGGTGGTGTTTGATATTACAGCTGTTGCtgaacatttgcatttttatacACTTTACATGAGGACATGCTACATTTTTAGCAGGAATGACTCCAGgatcactgctgctgtgtgctgataaatacatttataacaagaaacttttttttgtcataacaTTGTAGACAAGGGCTTCGCAGAGGATCTGTCTTATGAGTTTCCCACTAATAACCTTACACATGTAACACAAGATTATCATCCACATTCAGAAGATCAGGATATTAATGCTCCTTTCTAACCTTTCATGGCATTACTACCTCTATAACACTATATTACTATTACAGTGTTAAGACTGACTTTTCAACATGTATTTCTTCTCAGAGATTGCAGTGAGTCCTAATAACAATGTGGTGAACATCTATGAGAAGAAAGGCAAAGAATGGGTCAAGATCCATGAGCTGACTGAGCACAGTGGACGAATCACAGGTACTgcaaaaaataacaataaatcatCACATGTGAGTGATTTGAAATCAGAGGAGGTATCTTTAGTATTTCCTTGTAGGAAGAACTCTATAGTCATTGCGCCGCTGATACAGCCTCATAATTATGTCCACAGGCATCGACTGGGCCCCAGAGTCCAACCGCATTGTGACATGTGCTTCTGACCGGAACGCCTACGTGTGGACACTGAAGGATGGCGTGTGGAAACCCACCCTGGTTCTGGTGCGCATCAACCGCGCAGCCACGTGCGTGAAATGGTCACCTCTGGAAAACAAGTTCGCCCTCGGCAGCGGAGCTCGTCTCATCTCTGTCTGCTACTTTGAGAAGGAGAATGACTGGTGAGCAAAGCACGATCAAACTGAAAGTTCTGCAAATAAGACTTAATTGGTTTCAGGACAGAGTTGTCAAAGGGGCGATGGACAAACAGAATGgaaagtcaaacaaaacaatccaTCTATGTATCTATAGATGCATCAACCAAAAATTGGACTTGGACCTTATTTCTAATTAAAAATGCCAACTTTTTGGCCGATATGTCTCTTTACTTCATGTGTGGTACatacaaatacatgtttttaaCCACTGTCCCTCCCTTTCAGGTGGCTGAGTAAGCACATAAAGAAGCCCATTTGTTCCACGGTCTTGAGTCTGGACTGGCATCCCAACAATATCCTACTGGCAGCCGGGTCTGCAGACCTTCACTGCAGGTGAAACCACCAGTCCTACTAAAgtgctatgtgtgtgtatataatatATCTTAGTCCAGTTTAAAACAGATCAGTGAACcgcactgttgcactgggtgacatgttccttcattaacatgaacacacacgctgtagtttgttttgactcagtcccacatacactgtCATACTGCCAGAAATACTCAcaagagcaccaaatgtggattcatCCGCTACCGAAAATAGTTCCCAATTAATGGactgttttcctcctgtttgaggaAATAGCGTGTAAATTAAGTATTAAGTGTTTCTATGCTAGCAGGTTTTAAAGATTTGCATGTTCACCTCAAAACCACAGGACAGGTAAATAAGAACTGCAAGACAAGCTAGCATATTGTTGCTACTGGTCTTCTCATGGGATTTGTTATTGTAGAATAATACTGGCAGCAATATGTATGCTAGATTACTACATTTACATATCCATATTACATATCCATATTATATCATATACAATACTTAATGTTATCTTTGCTTTATTTCTATTACTGTCTCCCTGTATTGGATTTTAAAGGTTTTGTATGTGATACATCATATCAAGCAACCCAATGTTCATTCCCAAAGCCCACAGACTATAACAGCTCTCCATGCTTCTCAGGGTTTTTTCTGCCTACATCAAGGACATCGAGGACAGGCCTGGACCCACTGCCTGGGGGGCCAAGATGCCTTTTGGGGAGGTGCTGCTGGAGCATAAGGACTGTGGAGGATGGGTGCACAGCGTGTCCTTCTCCCCCAGCGGAGACCAGCTGGCATGGGTGGcccacaacagcagcatcactgtGGCTGATGCCGCCCAGAAGAAGGAGTGAGTACTGCTGCTAAGCCAAATATTCCATCAGTATGACCAGTGTTAATCTTCAGCTAAAATGGAGGGGAAGCATCCAGTTCATTTTGAGACAGTGTCTTTCAGTTGTCTCCTAGATGTCTCCAATTCCTGGCCTAGTCTTTTCCAAAgttttttgttgtcttcttATGTCTTATATCACCGCTTTGTCTGTTCAGGGTTACCCAGCTGACCACTGCCCGCTTGCCGCTGCTGAGCGTCCTCTATGTCAGCCCCACTGAGATTATTGCTGCGGTAACTATTACCTGCTGTGCTAcgtgtgtgtctatttgtgtgGAACACGTGTGACCAGTGTGAATGTGTCCCCAGCAACTCTACCTTTTGTACCTCATATCCTTGCCTTGTATCCGTAATCTCTTGTCTCGATGTCAGGGTCATGACTGTTGCCCGTACCAGTTCACCTATAAGGGTCCAGGTGCCCTGGAGTTTGTGAAGAAGCTGGACATCCCCAAGCAGACCTCTAAGGGCAGCTTGTCAGCCATGCAGCACTTCCGCAACCTGGACAAGAAGGCCACTGAGGACGACAGCAACGAGATGGACACCCTTCACCAAAACAGCATCACGTAAGGGACGCTGCTGTTTCCCTTTGAAGCAGGATTTTAACATCCATCAAGGAGGTTTTTCAGTTTGAATGGTTGTTTGAAAGTGGTATGTGTTAAAtatgtgtttctctctttctcgctctctcgACTATCAAATAAAAGGATAAAACTTCCAAAAAATACATTACAAAATTACAAACAgctcaaagataaaaaaaaacacttgcttGGTGTCGATCTGGATCCAACAGCAGCACCTTGTGGCAACTCTACTCATAACTCTGAACTGGACCAtttctgcaaaatacttcttcacCTATGCCTTATAGAAATACCATCTAAACATTTACCCCATTTGATAGAATGTATTTagatgaacacaaaaaaaagtttggcaTTGATGGAGGAATATGGTTTCTGGCTGACTTGTGGCAGTGATAGGGTCTCAGTCACTGATCCACCAAAAAGTCAAAGACTAGGCTTTCACATTTAAAAGACCTCTGTCCCATGTAGTTTGTCCAAGGTAAGAATATTTTGAGTTGTgttgttgtacatgtaaaaactGTACAAGTGTGGAACTCAGAGGGTGTCTCCGGAAACCACTGTGAAACCACCACTGTTACAGGCGTGTGTCTCACTTCTCTCACAGCAGAGCATCTAAGAGCACATTTCAGGCATATTGCCCATTCGTACATACACTAATACAAGACTGTGCTCCCTCTAGGGGAGGCTGCTGGTAGGCTTCTTATGTTTATGGCATTAGAAAACTTTTACAGTTCAACTTTTGTAAAagctttgtgcatttgtgttgtgttgtgtcctgcaggcagctgtgtgttgtATCAGGTGAGAGAGCCAAAGTGCAGAAGTACAGTAGTGTGGGTCTGGATGGAGCCATGGTGATCTGGGATTTTAAGGTACAAGTGTCAAACTCTGTCTTCAGTGCAAAAGTGAAGCTAGGATTAGAACTGGACTCGATTAGACATATGATGGTCATAATGCTGCTACTGAGGTTTTTTTCATGCTGATAAGAAAGTACAGATTCAATGTTTAGCATTATCTATCTGCAGCAATGCAAACATACTGCTAAGCTCCTCTTATCTGTCAGTACAACCCTGTAGGATCAGCTGTTCTTATATGTTTGTTCTCTTATTTTGCAGCATTGAGACCAGATGAACATAAAGATTGGAGAAACACGAGGATTACATCTGCCAGAAAACCCATGTGCATATATGTGGAACTGCTGATATGCTTTTAACTTGAAAACACTGTCAGcacatgtgtttttaaataaagaacaaGGACATTTTCAGGCCAGACAATAGAGTGTGGTCATGTGTTCTTcacatttgtgtgttgtgtgttcagtgtaaGCTACTAAAACTGATATTTAAAGGGTGACTTCACATTACTCGTCACAGAAAGCACTGCTCAGACCCCGATGATGTTGGTTTTAATTATGTTTAATGCAACAATATAAAAGCTCAATAAATCAAAAACGCTTGGAATTACTGTGTCAAACCCACTACAGACTACCCcatgaacattttattgtaGTACACGGAGTAGTAACCGGTACAAACCATTACAAGGATCACCATCCACAGGGTTTCAAGCTGGACTTGATGGTCGTTATAAGAGTGTTGTCAAAATCAATTCTGACCCTTGGATTCCACTTT
The window above is part of the Toxotes jaculatrix isolate fToxJac2 chromosome 18, fToxJac2.pri, whole genome shotgun sequence genome. Proteins encoded here:
- the zgc:86896 gene encoding actin-related protein 2/3 complex subunit 1A-A — translated: MSLYSFGLEPLSCHAWNKDRTQIAVSPNNNVVNIYEKKGKEWVKIHELTEHSGRITGIDWAPESNRIVTCASDRNAYVWTLKDGVWKPTLVLVRINRAATCVKWSPLENKFALGSGARLISVCYFEKENDWWLSKHIKKPICSTVLSLDWHPNNILLAAGSADLHCRVFSAYIKDIEDRPGPTAWGAKMPFGEVLLEHKDCGGWVHSVSFSPSGDQLAWVAHNSSITVADAAQKKEVTQLTTARLPLLSVLYVSPTEIIAAGHDCCPYQFTYKGPGALEFVKKLDIPKQTSKGSLSAMQHFRNLDKKATEDDSNEMDTLHQNSITQLCVVSGERAKVQKYSSVGLDGAMVIWDFKH